AAGGCCTCTTCCAGTTGCATCCGGACTCCCTCCTCTCCATCGCTGTCCCAGCCACCCAGCGAAAAGCTGAGACCCAACCCCCCAGGTGGCCAATTCTAGATCCACCAAAGGCCCTTCTGGGCTGTGCTGGGGGCTAAAGGGGGTCACCATCCCACAGAGATGGGGCCAAAGACAGCCAGGCTCCTAAAAGTCAGCGCTACTTGAAGAATAACTTTCCCAGGCCAATCCCCAGTTCAGGAACGTTGCTGCGCCCTGTGACAGCTAGAGGGACTAGGGCTGGAGCTGGCGGCTGCTCCTGGGTGTCCAGCCCGGGGGCGAGTGAACTCACTATCTCTGGAGTTTAGCAGGAGAAGGGGAATTCCAGGCCGGAACCCCTTTCTTTCCCGACCTCTCGACCACAGTCCTCCCCAGGCACATTTCAGAGGCCAGGGATGGAGACCCACGGATAATGACTGAACCAGGTCACAAGGTGAAGGTTCTGAGATGTCTGGCTCCCGTAGCTTCTGCCAGTTCCCGAGGCAGCTAGCACAGTCTTGGCCTTCTTTGGTGGCATCTCTGCCTCCACCTGTCCGTCTCCATTCCTTGTGCCCACCGCACCTCAACTGCTCGGAGACAGAAGTTAAAAAGTCCGGCATCTGCACTTGTCCAGAGTGGGTTGGGGAGCAGGGAAAGGAGTGGTGAGCGGTGGGGAAAACTGGACATCCTGACAGACCTGAAATTCACCAAGCCGCCAGTGGAAGCCTCAGGTTCCGCATCTATAAAAGGGACTCAGCCATGGGCCAGGATGGGTCGTCGCGAGGATTAAGGGGCAGGGTGAGGGGATGTCAAGTGCAAGGCAGGTGGCTCCGAGTTTCCAGGTGGTCCCTGACCAATTCTAGGCACATCTTTACCCAAAGGGAGGACTCCGGGACCCCCAGCCCCGCCGTCGCAGACCCCCTGTAACAAAGCAGGGAACTGGACCTCAAAGGGCTGCTGGGGAAGACGGGATCTGAATAGAGGTCTGAAGGAAAGAGGCCAGGCGGGGGACCCCGGGAGCGCCGGACGGGGCGGGGGGGTACTGTTGACACTGGAGCCGGACTGGAGACCCGGGAAGCTGGGGCCGAGTAGGCAGCGGTGAGGGGGCGGCGGAGGTGGGAAAACGGGGCGGGGCCGGAGAGGACTGGAGAGCTGAGTGAGGCGCTGACACCCAGGAGCTGGGGTGCCCAGCGGCGCCGGCCACAGCGGTGCGAGCCAGTCGGGCGCCCGCGCGGTGGGGCGCGCAGCGCGGGGATTGGCGGGCGCTCCCCGGTGCCCGCAGCTCTTCAGTGGAGCCGGGAAGAGCCGCGCGTCTGCGCGCCAGCCCCCGCCCCGGGCCCGCCGCCCGAGCTCTCTGGCGCAGCGCTAGCTCCGCCGCGCTCAACTGCCCTGCGCCGGCACCCCTGGGCATGAGCGCCCCCTCGACGCTGCCCCCCGGGGGCGAGGAAGGGCTCGGGACGGCCTGGCCTTCCGCAGCCAATGCCAGCAGCACTCCGGCGGAGGCGGAGGAGGCGGTGGCGGGGCGCGGGGACGCGGGGGCAGCGGGCATGGTTGCCATCCAGTGCATCTACGCGCTGGTGTGCCTGGTGGGGCTGGTGGGCAACGCCCTGGTCATCTTCGTGATCCTTCGCTACGCCAAGATGAAGACGGCTACCAACATCTACCTGCTCAACCTGGCCGTGGCCGACGAGCTCTTCATGCTGAGCGTGCCCTTCGTGGCCTCATCGGCCGCCCTGCGCCACTGGCCCTTCGGCTCCGTGCTGTGCCGCGCGGTGCTCAGCGTTGACGGCCTCAACATGTTCACCAGCATCTTCTGTCTCACCGTGCTCAGCGTGGACCGCTACGTGGCCGTGGTGCACCCTCTGCGCGCGGCGACCTACCGGCGGCCCAGCGTGGCCAAACTCATCAACCTGGGTGTGTGGCTGGCGTCCCTGCTGGTCACTCTCCCCATTGCCATCTTCGCAGACACCAGACCGGCTCGCGGCGGCCAGGCCGTGGCCTGCAACCTGCACTGGCCACACCCGGCCTGGTCGGCAGTCTTCGTGGTCTACACTTTCCTGCTGGGCTT
This window of the Pongo abelii isolate AG06213 chromosome 21, NHGRI_mPonAbe1-v2.0_pri, whole genome shotgun sequence genome carries:
- the SSTR4 gene encoding somatostatin receptor type 4; its protein translation is MSAPSTLPPGGEEGLGTAWPSAANASSTPAEAEEAVAGRGDAGAAGMVAIQCIYALVCLVGLVGNALVIFVILRYAKMKTATNIYLLNLAVADELFMLSVPFVASSAALRHWPFGSVLCRAVLSVDGLNMFTSIFCLTVLSVDRYVAVVHPLRAATYRRPSVAKLINLGVWLASLLVTLPIAIFADTRPARGGQAVACNLHWPHPAWSAVFVVYTFLLGFLLPVLAIGLCYLLIVGKMRAVALRAGWQQRRRSEKKITRLVLMVVAVFVLCWMPFYVVQLLNLFVTSLDATVNHVSLILSYANSCANPILYGFLSDNFRRSFQRVLCLRCCLLEGAGGAEEEPLDYYATALKSKGGAGCMCPPLPCQQEALQPEPSRKRIPLTRTTTF